From Woronichinia naegeliana WA131, the proteins below share one genomic window:
- a CDS encoding cyanoexosortase A system-associated protein yields MTTIRWPQIRLGICAVLLTGLLGEWIYILLQPSSDSKNPNALNIVYPPQVPLPGWQLDKSVPLAAKNKAQTPGHLYQYSRSQETVDIQVHGQKYGDGNVSRYLMVYGFTPPATTLLTIKQQPTTGYYALTSINSQAYLSACLNPHGQSTVTEAQFIQNLNLHGWSPQRALGWLFGLNDFRDTRCFWTILSAPIADTENPQLLADKYAMLEKVWQDWYRWWQPQLKKPELQL; encoded by the coding sequence ATGACGACCATTCGTTGGCCCCAAATTCGTTTAGGCATCTGTGCTGTCCTGCTCACAGGCCTACTAGGAGAATGGATTTATATTCTCCTACAACCGTCTTCAGACTCGAAGAATCCCAATGCCCTCAATATTGTCTATCCCCCTCAAGTCCCCTTACCAGGTTGGCAATTGGACAAAAGTGTGCCTCTAGCTGCTAAAAATAAAGCCCAAACCCCTGGGCACCTTTACCAATATTCCCGTTCCCAGGAAACGGTTGACATTCAGGTTCATGGTCAAAAATATGGCGATGGCAACGTCAGTCGTTACCTCATGGTCTATGGTTTTACTCCTCCCGCTACTACCCTTTTGACGATTAAACAGCAGCCAACAACTGGTTATTATGCACTGACAAGCATTAACTCTCAGGCCTATCTCAGTGCTTGTCTAAATCCCCATGGACAAAGTACTGTCACAGAAGCTCAGTTTATCCAGAATTTGAATCTCCATGGCTGGAGTCCTCAACGAGCCTTGGGTTGGCTATTTGGCTTGAATGATTTTAGAGATACTCGTTGCTTCTGGACAATTCTCTCGGCCCCAATTGCCGACACGGAAAATCCTCAACTGTTAGCAGATAAGTATGCAATGCTAGAAAAAGTCTGGCAAGATTGGTACCGATGGTGGCAACCCCAGTTAAAGAAACCAGAATTACAACTATGA